A genomic stretch from Megachile rotundata isolate GNS110a chromosome 1, iyMegRotu1, whole genome shotgun sequence includes:
- the Timp gene encoding tissue inhibitor of metalloproteases isoform X1 has protein sequence MMWQLRFWTYLLLIALSLAPVQRVIACSCMRSHPQTLFCNSDFVALVRVKKVFPSNEHAIGYNVKTSKIFKVNSSKSYHALKKNILWTPSSDGMCGVHLEIGETYVVSGSTMGDRARISICGLSMQWRTVPSRQRKAFKELYRHGCNCSIHYTPWWYKGAVLANVGGKECLWESKPGPEDCQREYGVCKAGSGGCSWVPSVPYKNCIKEHHQKREQQRAREP, from the exons ATGTGGCAGTTAAGGTTTTGGACGTACCTTCTGCTGATAGCGTTATCGCTAGCACCAGTGCAGAGGGTTATAGCGTGTTCTTGCATGAGGAGTCATCCACAGACTCTATTTTGCAATTCAGATTTCG TTGCCTTGGTCCGAGTGAAGAAGGTGTTTCCTTCGAACGAGCATGCGATTGGATATAATGTGAAAACCagtaaaattttcaag GTAAACAGTTCGAAGTCGTATCACGCTCTGAAGAAAAATATCCTGTGGACGCCATCTTCAGACGGCATGTGCGGGGTACATCTTGAAATCGGAGAAACATACGTCGTAAGCGGAAGTACGATGGGTGATCGAGCACGTATATCGATCTGTGGTTTATCGATGCAATGGAGAACGGTACCAAGCAGACAAAGGAAAGCTTTCAAGGAACTGTACCGTCACGGTTGCAACTGCAGC ATTCATTACACTCCATGGTGGTACAAGGGTGCAGTTCTAGCGAACGTGGGAGGCAAAGAGTGTCTATGGGAGAGCAAACCCGGCCCTGAAGATTGCCAAAGAGAATACGGCGTGTGCAAGGCTGGTTCTGGCGGGTGTTCATGGGTCCCTTCCGTGCCTTACAAGAACTGCATCAAAGAGCATCATCAGAAACGCGAACAGCAACGGGCACGAGAACCTTAA
- the Timp gene encoding tissue inhibitor of metalloproteases isoform X2, giving the protein MWQLRFWTYLLLIALSLAPVQRVIACSCMRSHPQTLFCNSDFVALVRVKKVFPSNEHAIGYNVKTSKIFKVNSSKSYHALKKNILWTPSSDGMCGVHLEIGETYVVSGSTMGDRARISICGLSMQWRTVPSRQRKAFKELYRHGCNCSIHYTPWWYKGAVLANVGGKECLWESKPGPEDCQREYGVCKAGSGGCSWVPSVPYKNCIKEHHQKREQQRAREP; this is encoded by the exons ATGTGGCAGTTAAGGTTTTGGACGTACCTTCTGCTGATAGCGTTATCGCTAGCACCAGTGCAGAGGGTTATAGCGTGTTCTTGCATGAGGAGTCATCCACAGACTCTATTTTGCAATTCAGATTTCG TTGCCTTGGTCCGAGTGAAGAAGGTGTTTCCTTCGAACGAGCATGCGATTGGATATAATGTGAAAACCagtaaaattttcaag GTAAACAGTTCGAAGTCGTATCACGCTCTGAAGAAAAATATCCTGTGGACGCCATCTTCAGACGGCATGTGCGGGGTACATCTTGAAATCGGAGAAACATACGTCGTAAGCGGAAGTACGATGGGTGATCGAGCACGTATATCGATCTGTGGTTTATCGATGCAATGGAGAACGGTACCAAGCAGACAAAGGAAAGCTTTCAAGGAACTGTACCGTCACGGTTGCAACTGCAGC ATTCATTACACTCCATGGTGGTACAAGGGTGCAGTTCTAGCGAACGTGGGAGGCAAAGAGTGTCTATGGGAGAGCAAACCCGGCCCTGAAGATTGCCAAAGAGAATACGGCGTGTGCAAGGCTGGTTCTGGCGGGTGTTCATGGGTCCCTTCCGTGCCTTACAAGAACTGCATCAAAGAGCATCATCAGAAACGCGAACAGCAACGGGCACGAGAACCTTAA